Proteins encoded by one window of Vigna radiata var. radiata cultivar VC1973A chromosome 5, Vradiata_ver6, whole genome shotgun sequence:
- the LOC106760825 gene encoding syntaxin-132 produces MNDLLTDSFVGEASNGRPSRESDIEMGQVPRSNSDMGMEAFNKQIHEADKQIDKLAVLLQKLKEANEESKAVTKASAMKGIKKRMEKDIDEVGKIAHGVKTKIEAINRDNLSNRQKPGCEKGTGIDRARMNMTNSLTKKFKDLMTEFQTLRQRIQDEYREVVERRVITVTGTRPDDETIDRLIETGNSEQIFQRAILEAGRGQVVNTVEEIQERHDAVKEIEKKLLDLHQIYLDMAVLVDAQGEILDNIESQVNNAVDHVQRGTSALQNAKKLQKNSRKWMCIAIIILLIIVAIIVVGVLKPWKSS; encoded by the exons ATGAACGACCTTCTCACT GATTCATTTGTTGGTGAAGCTAGTAATGGCCGGCCTTCTAGAGAAAGTGACATTGAAATGGGACAGGTTCCGAGAAGCAACTCTGATATGGGGATGGAAGCTTTTAATAAGCAG ATCCATGAGGCTGATAAACAGATCGATAAGTTAGCGGTGCTACTTCAAAAGCTAAAG GAAGCTAATGAGGAATCAAAAGCTGTTACAAAAGCATCTGCCATGAAAG GCATCAAGAAAAGGATGGAGAAAGATATTGATGAAGTTGGAAAGATTGCTCATGGTGTCAAAACAAAGATTGAGGCTATAAACAGAGAT AACCTATCTAATAGACAAAAGCCTGGCTGTGAGAAGGGAACAGGTATTGACAGAGCAAGAATGAATATGACAAA TTCCTTGACTAAAAAATTCAAGGATCTCATGACAGAGTTCCAG aCTCTAAGACAAAGAATACAAGATGAATATCGTGAGGTTGTGGAGAGAAGAGTTATAACAG TTACTGGGACTAGGCCAGATGATGAG ACTATTGATCGCCTGATAGAAACTGGAAACAGTGAGCAAATCTTCCAAAGAGCAATCCTAGAAGCAGGCCGAGGACAG GTAGTGAACACAGTAGAAGAAATTCAAGAGAGACATGATGCTGTGAAAGAGATTGAGAAAAAACTTCTTGATTTACATCAG ATATACCTTGACATGGCAGTCTTAGTTGATGCTCAAGGAGAAATTCTAGATAACATTGAAAGTCAG GTCAACAATGCAGTCGATCATGTCCAGAGAGGGACAAGTGCACTTCAAAATGCTAAGAAACTCCAGAAGAACTCACGAAAATGGATGTGCATTGCCATCATTATATTGTTGATAATAGTAGCTATCATAGTTGTGGGTGTTCTCAAACCTTGGAAGAGTAGCTAG